The following proteins come from a genomic window of Eulemur rufifrons isolate Redbay chromosome 24, OSU_ERuf_1, whole genome shotgun sequence:
- the RASGRP4 gene encoding RAS guanyl-releasing protein 4 isoform X3, translating into MNRKDSKRKSHQECTGKTGARGRPRQARRHKTCPTPREISKVMASMNLGMLSEGGCSEEEMLEKCIQSFDSTGSLRHGDHILNMVLAMHSWVLPSANLADRLLTRYQKAAEDAQELRRLQICHLVRYWLTQHPEAVHQEPQLEEVIGRFWATVAQEGNLAQRSLGDSSNHLSPGGPGPPPPMSSPGLGKKCKVSLLFDHLEAGELAQHLTYLEFRSFQAITPQDLRSYVLHGSVRGCPALEGSVGLSNSVSRWVQVMVLSRPGPAQRAQVLDKFIQVAQSLHQLQNFNTLMAVTGGLCHSAISRLKDSHTHLSPDSTKELAALQGQRPPCSANEDLLHLLTLSLDLFYTEDEIYELSYAREPRCPKSLPPSPFKAPLVVEWAPGVTPKPDRVTLGRHVEQLVESVFKNYDPEGRGTISQEDFERLSGNFPFACHGLHPPPRQGRGSFSREELTGYLLRASAICSKLGLAFLHTFHEVTLRKPTFCDSCNGFLWGVTKQGYRCRDCGLCCHKHCRDQVKVECKRRPGAKSDVGPPGAPVSPTPSPPASCGSEENLSDTLSLEPETGCHLRHAWTQTEGPLPSRESEMVPCPEMAPSSTLSSKLDS; encoded by the exons ATGAACAGGAAAGACAGCAAGAG GAAGTCCCACCAGGAATGCACGGGGAAGACAGGGGCACGGGGCCGGCCCCGACAAGCCCGCCGCCACAAGACATGCCCCACCCCCCGGGAAATCAGCAAGGTCATGGCCTCCATGAATCTGGGCATGCTGAGCGAGGGCGGCTGCAGTGAGGAGGAGATGCTGGAGAAATGCATCCAGTCCTTCG ACTCCACTGGCAGCCTGCGCCATGGGGACCACATTCTTAACATGGTGCTGGCCATGCACAGCTGGGTACTGCCTTCCGCCAACCTTGCTGACCGTCTGCTGAC CAGGTACCAGAAAGCTGCAGAGGACGCACAGGAGCTGAGGCGGCTGCAGATCTGTCACCTGGTCAG GTACTGGCTCACTCAACACCCAGAGGCGGTGCACCAGGAGCCCCAGCTAGAAGAAGTCATAGGTCGTTTCTGGGCCACTGTAGCCCAGGAGGGCAACTTGGCCCAGAGGAGCCTGGGAGATTCTTCCAACCA CCTGAGCCCTGGTGGCCCCGGGCCCCCACCCCCCATgagcagcccaggcctgggcaaAAAGTGCAAAGTGTCCCTGCTTTTCGACCACTTGGAGGCGGGGGAGCTGGCTCAGCACCTCACTTACCTGGAGTTCCGGTCCTTCCAGGCTATCACG CCTCAAGACCTGCGAAGCTACGTTTTGCACGGCTCGGTGCGGGGCTGCCCGGCCCTGGAGGGTTCCGTAGGCCTCAGCAACAGCGTGTCCCGCTGGGTGCAGGTCATGGTGCTCAGCCGTCCCGGACCCGCACAGCGCGCGCAGGTGCTGGACAAGTTCATTCAGGTGGCACAG AGTCTCCACCAGCTGCAGAATTTCAACACCCTGATGGCGGTCACAGGCGGCTTGTGTCATAGTGCCATCTCCAGACTCAAGGACTCCCACACCCACCTGAGCCCTGACAGCACCAAG GAGCTGGCAGCCCTCCAGGGGCAGCGGCCGCCCTGCAGTGCCAACGAGGACCTGCTGCATCTGCTCACG CTTTCCTTGGATCTCTTCTACACGGAGGATGAGATCTACGAGCTTTCTTACGCCCGGGAGCCCCGCTGTCCCAAGAGTCTG ccacctTCCCCCTTCAAAGCACCTCTGGTGGTAGAGTGGGCCCCTGGTGTGACACCCAAGCCGGACAGGGTCACCCTGGGTCGGCACGTGGAGCAGCTGGTGGAG TCCGTATTCAAGAATTATGACCCTGAAGGCCGAGGAACCATCTCTCAGGAGGACTTTGAGCGGCTCTCGGGCAACTTCCCCTTCGCCTGCCACGGGCTTCACCCACCTCCCCGCCAGGG GAGAGGCTCCTTCAGCAGAGAGGAGCTGACGGGGTACCTGCTCCGGGCCAGCGCCATCTGCTCCAAGCTGGGCCTGGCCTTCCTGCACACCTTCCACGAGGTCACCCTCCGCAAGCCGACCTTCTGTGACAGCTGCAATGGCTTC ctctgGGGTGTCACCAAGCAAGGCTACCGCTGTCGGG ACTGTGGGCTGTGTTGCCACAAACACTGCAGAGACCAAGTGAAGGTGGAGTGTAAGAGGAGGCCAGGGGCCAAGAGCGATGTGGGCCCCCCAGGAGCCCCAGTCTCGCCCACACCAAGTCCCCCTGCCAGCTGTG GCTCTGAGGAAAATCTCTCCGACACACTATCCCTGGAACCTGAGACTGGGTGCCACCTTCGCCATGCTTGGACCCAGACAGAAGGCCCACTCCCTTCCAGGGAATCAGAGATG GTCCCCTGCCCAGAGATGGCCCCATCGTCCACCTTGTCCTCCAAGCTGGATTCTTAG
- the RASGRP4 gene encoding RAS guanyl-releasing protein 4 isoform X2, translated as MNRKDSKRKSHQECTGKTGARGRPRQARRHKTCPTPREISKVMASMNLGMLSEGGCSEEEMLEKCIQSFDSTGSLRHGDHILNMVLAMHSWVLPSANLADRLLTRYQKAAEDAQELRRLQICHLVRYWLTQHPEAVHQEPQLEEVIGRFWATVAQEGNLAQRSLGDSSNHLSPGGPGPPPPMSSPGLGKKCKVSLLFDHLEAGELAQHLTYLEFRSFQAITVMVLSRPGPAQRAQVLDKFIQVAQSLHQLQNFNTLMAVTGGLCHSAISRLKDSHTHLSPDSTKALLELTELLASHNNYARYRRTWAGCTGFRLPVLGVHLKDLVSLHEAQPDRLPDGRLHLPKLNSLYLRLQELAALQGQRPPCSANEDLLHLLTLSLDLFYTEDEIYELSYAREPRCPKSLPPSPFKAPLVVEWAPGVTPKPDRVTLGRHVEQLVESVFKNYDPEGRGTISQEDFERLSGNFPFACHGLHPPPRQGRGSFSREELTGYLLRASAICSKLGLAFLHTFHEVTLRKPTFCDSCNGFLWGVTKQGYRCRDCGLCCHKHCRDQVKVECKRRPGAKSDVGPPGAPVSPTPSPPASCGSEENLSDTLSLEPETGCHLRHAWTQTEGPLPSRESEMVPCPEMAPSSTLSSKLDS; from the exons ATGAACAGGAAAGACAGCAAGAG GAAGTCCCACCAGGAATGCACGGGGAAGACAGGGGCACGGGGCCGGCCCCGACAAGCCCGCCGCCACAAGACATGCCCCACCCCCCGGGAAATCAGCAAGGTCATGGCCTCCATGAATCTGGGCATGCTGAGCGAGGGCGGCTGCAGTGAGGAGGAGATGCTGGAGAAATGCATCCAGTCCTTCG ACTCCACTGGCAGCCTGCGCCATGGGGACCACATTCTTAACATGGTGCTGGCCATGCACAGCTGGGTACTGCCTTCCGCCAACCTTGCTGACCGTCTGCTGAC CAGGTACCAGAAAGCTGCAGAGGACGCACAGGAGCTGAGGCGGCTGCAGATCTGTCACCTGGTCAG GTACTGGCTCACTCAACACCCAGAGGCGGTGCACCAGGAGCCCCAGCTAGAAGAAGTCATAGGTCGTTTCTGGGCCACTGTAGCCCAGGAGGGCAACTTGGCCCAGAGGAGCCTGGGAGATTCTTCCAACCA CCTGAGCCCTGGTGGCCCCGGGCCCCCACCCCCCATgagcagcccaggcctgggcaaAAAGTGCAAAGTGTCCCTGCTTTTCGACCACTTGGAGGCGGGGGAGCTGGCTCAGCACCTCACTTACCTGGAGTTCCGGTCCTTCCAGGCTATCACG GTCATGGTGCTCAGCCGTCCCGGACCCGCACAGCGCGCGCAGGTGCTGGACAAGTTCATTCAGGTGGCACAG AGTCTCCACCAGCTGCAGAATTTCAACACCCTGATGGCGGTCACAGGCGGCTTGTGTCATAGTGCCATCTCCAGACTCAAGGACTCCCACACCCACCTGAGCCCTGACAGCACCAAG GCCCTGCTGGAACTGACTGAGCTCCTCGCCTCCCACAACAACTACGCCCGCTACCGCCGCACTTGGGCTGGCTGCACGGGCTTCCGGCTGCCAGTGCTGGGTGTGCACCTCAAGGACCTGGTGTCCCTGCATGAGGCACAGCCTGACAGGTTGCCTGATGGCCGCCTGCACCTGCCCAAGCTGAACAGCCTCTACCTGCGGCTGCAGGAGCTGGCAGCCCTCCAGGGGCAGCGGCCGCCCTGCAGTGCCAACGAGGACCTGCTGCATCTGCTCACG CTTTCCTTGGATCTCTTCTACACGGAGGATGAGATCTACGAGCTTTCTTACGCCCGGGAGCCCCGCTGTCCCAAGAGTCTG ccacctTCCCCCTTCAAAGCACCTCTGGTGGTAGAGTGGGCCCCTGGTGTGACACCCAAGCCGGACAGGGTCACCCTGGGTCGGCACGTGGAGCAGCTGGTGGAG TCCGTATTCAAGAATTATGACCCTGAAGGCCGAGGAACCATCTCTCAGGAGGACTTTGAGCGGCTCTCGGGCAACTTCCCCTTCGCCTGCCACGGGCTTCACCCACCTCCCCGCCAGGG GAGAGGCTCCTTCAGCAGAGAGGAGCTGACGGGGTACCTGCTCCGGGCCAGCGCCATCTGCTCCAAGCTGGGCCTGGCCTTCCTGCACACCTTCCACGAGGTCACCCTCCGCAAGCCGACCTTCTGTGACAGCTGCAATGGCTTC ctctgGGGTGTCACCAAGCAAGGCTACCGCTGTCGGG ACTGTGGGCTGTGTTGCCACAAACACTGCAGAGACCAAGTGAAGGTGGAGTGTAAGAGGAGGCCAGGGGCCAAGAGCGATGTGGGCCCCCCAGGAGCCCCAGTCTCGCCCACACCAAGTCCCCCTGCCAGCTGTG GCTCTGAGGAAAATCTCTCCGACACACTATCCCTGGAACCTGAGACTGGGTGCCACCTTCGCCATGCTTGGACCCAGACAGAAGGCCCACTCCCTTCCAGGGAATCAGAGATG GTCCCCTGCCCAGAGATGGCCCCATCGTCCACCTTGTCCTCCAAGCTGGATTCTTAG
- the RASGRP4 gene encoding RAS guanyl-releasing protein 4 isoform X1 — MNRKDSKRKSHQECTGKTGARGRPRQARRHKTCPTPREISKVMASMNLGMLSEGGCSEEEMLEKCIQSFDSTGSLRHGDHILNMVLAMHSWVLPSANLADRLLTRYQKAAEDAQELRRLQICHLVRYWLTQHPEAVHQEPQLEEVIGRFWATVAQEGNLAQRSLGDSSNHPGLGKKCKVSLLFDHLEAGELAQHLTYLEFRSFQAITPQDLRSYVLHGSVRGCPALEGSVGLSNSVSRWVQVMVLSRPGPAQRAQVLDKFIQVAQSLHQLQNFNTLMAVTGGLCHSAISRLKDSHTHLSPDSTKALLELTELLASHNNYARYRRTWAGCTGFRLPVLGVHLKDLVSLHEAQPDRLPDGRLHLPKLNSLYLRLQELAALQGQRPPCSANEDLLHLLTLSLDLFYTEDEIYELSYAREPRCPKSLPPSPFKAPLVVEWAPGVTPKPDRVTLGRHVEQLVESVFKNYDPEGRGTISQEDFERLSGNFPFACHGLHPPPRQGRGSFSREELTGYLLRASAICSKLGLAFLHTFHEVTLRKPTFCDSCNGFLWGVTKQGYRCRDCGLCCHKHCRDQVKVECKRRPGAKSDVGPPGAPVSPTPSPPASCGSEENLSDTLSLEPETGCHLRHAWTQTEGPLPSRESEMVPCPEMAPSSTLSSKLDS; from the exons ATGAACAGGAAAGACAGCAAGAG GAAGTCCCACCAGGAATGCACGGGGAAGACAGGGGCACGGGGCCGGCCCCGACAAGCCCGCCGCCACAAGACATGCCCCACCCCCCGGGAAATCAGCAAGGTCATGGCCTCCATGAATCTGGGCATGCTGAGCGAGGGCGGCTGCAGTGAGGAGGAGATGCTGGAGAAATGCATCCAGTCCTTCG ACTCCACTGGCAGCCTGCGCCATGGGGACCACATTCTTAACATGGTGCTGGCCATGCACAGCTGGGTACTGCCTTCCGCCAACCTTGCTGACCGTCTGCTGAC CAGGTACCAGAAAGCTGCAGAGGACGCACAGGAGCTGAGGCGGCTGCAGATCTGTCACCTGGTCAG GTACTGGCTCACTCAACACCCAGAGGCGGTGCACCAGGAGCCCCAGCTAGAAGAAGTCATAGGTCGTTTCTGGGCCACTGTAGCCCAGGAGGGCAACTTGGCCCAGAGGAGCCTGGGAGATTCTTCCAACCA cccaggcctgggcaaAAAGTGCAAAGTGTCCCTGCTTTTCGACCACTTGGAGGCGGGGGAGCTGGCTCAGCACCTCACTTACCTGGAGTTCCGGTCCTTCCAGGCTATCACG CCTCAAGACCTGCGAAGCTACGTTTTGCACGGCTCGGTGCGGGGCTGCCCGGCCCTGGAGGGTTCCGTAGGCCTCAGCAACAGCGTGTCCCGCTGGGTGCAGGTCATGGTGCTCAGCCGTCCCGGACCCGCACAGCGCGCGCAGGTGCTGGACAAGTTCATTCAGGTGGCACAG AGTCTCCACCAGCTGCAGAATTTCAACACCCTGATGGCGGTCACAGGCGGCTTGTGTCATAGTGCCATCTCCAGACTCAAGGACTCCCACACCCACCTGAGCCCTGACAGCACCAAG GCCCTGCTGGAACTGACTGAGCTCCTCGCCTCCCACAACAACTACGCCCGCTACCGCCGCACTTGGGCTGGCTGCACGGGCTTCCGGCTGCCAGTGCTGGGTGTGCACCTCAAGGACCTGGTGTCCCTGCATGAGGCACAGCCTGACAGGTTGCCTGATGGCCGCCTGCACCTGCCCAAGCTGAACAGCCTCTACCTGCGGCTGCAGGAGCTGGCAGCCCTCCAGGGGCAGCGGCCGCCCTGCAGTGCCAACGAGGACCTGCTGCATCTGCTCACG CTTTCCTTGGATCTCTTCTACACGGAGGATGAGATCTACGAGCTTTCTTACGCCCGGGAGCCCCGCTGTCCCAAGAGTCTG ccacctTCCCCCTTCAAAGCACCTCTGGTGGTAGAGTGGGCCCCTGGTGTGACACCCAAGCCGGACAGGGTCACCCTGGGTCGGCACGTGGAGCAGCTGGTGGAG TCCGTATTCAAGAATTATGACCCTGAAGGCCGAGGAACCATCTCTCAGGAGGACTTTGAGCGGCTCTCGGGCAACTTCCCCTTCGCCTGCCACGGGCTTCACCCACCTCCCCGCCAGGG GAGAGGCTCCTTCAGCAGAGAGGAGCTGACGGGGTACCTGCTCCGGGCCAGCGCCATCTGCTCCAAGCTGGGCCTGGCCTTCCTGCACACCTTCCACGAGGTCACCCTCCGCAAGCCGACCTTCTGTGACAGCTGCAATGGCTTC ctctgGGGTGTCACCAAGCAAGGCTACCGCTGTCGGG ACTGTGGGCTGTGTTGCCACAAACACTGCAGAGACCAAGTGAAGGTGGAGTGTAAGAGGAGGCCAGGGGCCAAGAGCGATGTGGGCCCCCCAGGAGCCCCAGTCTCGCCCACACCAAGTCCCCCTGCCAGCTGTG GCTCTGAGGAAAATCTCTCCGACACACTATCCCTGGAACCTGAGACTGGGTGCCACCTTCGCCATGCTTGGACCCAGACAGAAGGCCCACTCCCTTCCAGGGAATCAGAGATG GTCCCCTGCCCAGAGATGGCCCCATCGTCCACCTTGTCCTCCAAGCTGGATTCTTAG
- the RASGRP4 gene encoding RAS guanyl-releasing protein 4 isoform X4, with product MNRKDSKRKSHQECTGKTGARGRPRQARRHKTCPTPREISKVMASMNLGMLSEGGCSEEEMLEKCIQSFDSTGSLRHGDHILNMVLAMHSWVLPSANLADRLLTRYQKAAEDAQELRRLQICHLVRYWLTQHPEAVHQEPQLEEVIGRFWATVAQEGNLAQRSLGDSSNHLSPGGPGPPPPMSSPGLGKKCKVSLLFDHLEAGELAQHLTYLEFRSFQAITPQDLRSYVLHGSVRGCPALEGSVGLSNSVSRWVQVMVLSRPGPAQRAQVLDKFIQVAQSLHQLQNFNTLMAVTGGLCHSAISRLKDSHTHLSPDSTKLSLDLFYTEDEIYELSYAREPRCPKSLPPSPFKAPLVVEWAPGVTPKPDRVTLGRHVEQLVESVFKNYDPEGRGTISQEDFERLSGNFPFACHGLHPPPRQGRGSFSREELTGYLLRASAICSKLGLAFLHTFHEVTLRKPTFCDSCNGFLWGVTKQGYRCRDCGLCCHKHCRDQVKVECKRRPGAKSDVGPPGAPVSPTPSPPASCGSEENLSDTLSLEPETGCHLRHAWTQTEGPLPSRESEMVPCPEMAPSSTLSSKLDS from the exons ATGAACAGGAAAGACAGCAAGAG GAAGTCCCACCAGGAATGCACGGGGAAGACAGGGGCACGGGGCCGGCCCCGACAAGCCCGCCGCCACAAGACATGCCCCACCCCCCGGGAAATCAGCAAGGTCATGGCCTCCATGAATCTGGGCATGCTGAGCGAGGGCGGCTGCAGTGAGGAGGAGATGCTGGAGAAATGCATCCAGTCCTTCG ACTCCACTGGCAGCCTGCGCCATGGGGACCACATTCTTAACATGGTGCTGGCCATGCACAGCTGGGTACTGCCTTCCGCCAACCTTGCTGACCGTCTGCTGAC CAGGTACCAGAAAGCTGCAGAGGACGCACAGGAGCTGAGGCGGCTGCAGATCTGTCACCTGGTCAG GTACTGGCTCACTCAACACCCAGAGGCGGTGCACCAGGAGCCCCAGCTAGAAGAAGTCATAGGTCGTTTCTGGGCCACTGTAGCCCAGGAGGGCAACTTGGCCCAGAGGAGCCTGGGAGATTCTTCCAACCA CCTGAGCCCTGGTGGCCCCGGGCCCCCACCCCCCATgagcagcccaggcctgggcaaAAAGTGCAAAGTGTCCCTGCTTTTCGACCACTTGGAGGCGGGGGAGCTGGCTCAGCACCTCACTTACCTGGAGTTCCGGTCCTTCCAGGCTATCACG CCTCAAGACCTGCGAAGCTACGTTTTGCACGGCTCGGTGCGGGGCTGCCCGGCCCTGGAGGGTTCCGTAGGCCTCAGCAACAGCGTGTCCCGCTGGGTGCAGGTCATGGTGCTCAGCCGTCCCGGACCCGCACAGCGCGCGCAGGTGCTGGACAAGTTCATTCAGGTGGCACAG AGTCTCCACCAGCTGCAGAATTTCAACACCCTGATGGCGGTCACAGGCGGCTTGTGTCATAGTGCCATCTCCAGACTCAAGGACTCCCACACCCACCTGAGCCCTGACAGCACCAAG CTTTCCTTGGATCTCTTCTACACGGAGGATGAGATCTACGAGCTTTCTTACGCCCGGGAGCCCCGCTGTCCCAAGAGTCTG ccacctTCCCCCTTCAAAGCACCTCTGGTGGTAGAGTGGGCCCCTGGTGTGACACCCAAGCCGGACAGGGTCACCCTGGGTCGGCACGTGGAGCAGCTGGTGGAG TCCGTATTCAAGAATTATGACCCTGAAGGCCGAGGAACCATCTCTCAGGAGGACTTTGAGCGGCTCTCGGGCAACTTCCCCTTCGCCTGCCACGGGCTTCACCCACCTCCCCGCCAGGG GAGAGGCTCCTTCAGCAGAGAGGAGCTGACGGGGTACCTGCTCCGGGCCAGCGCCATCTGCTCCAAGCTGGGCCTGGCCTTCCTGCACACCTTCCACGAGGTCACCCTCCGCAAGCCGACCTTCTGTGACAGCTGCAATGGCTTC ctctgGGGTGTCACCAAGCAAGGCTACCGCTGTCGGG ACTGTGGGCTGTGTTGCCACAAACACTGCAGAGACCAAGTGAAGGTGGAGTGTAAGAGGAGGCCAGGGGCCAAGAGCGATGTGGGCCCCCCAGGAGCCCCAGTCTCGCCCACACCAAGTCCCCCTGCCAGCTGTG GCTCTGAGGAAAATCTCTCCGACACACTATCCCTGGAACCTGAGACTGGGTGCCACCTTCGCCATGCTTGGACCCAGACAGAAGGCCCACTCCCTTCCAGGGAATCAGAGATG GTCCCCTGCCCAGAGATGGCCCCATCGTCCACCTTGTCCTCCAAGCTGGATTCTTAG
- the RASGRP4 gene encoding RAS guanyl-releasing protein 4 isoform X6: MNRKDSKRKSHQECTGKTGARGRPRQARRHKTCPTPREISKVMASMNLGMLSEGGCSEEEMLEKCIQSFDSTGSLRHGDHILNMVLAMHSWVLPSANLADRLLTRYQKAAEDAQELRRLQICHLVRYWLTQHPEAVHQEPQLEEVIGRFWATVAQEGNLAQRSLGDSSNHLSPGGPGPPPPMSSPGLGKKCKVSLLFDHLEAGELAQHLTYLEFRSFQAITLSLDLFYTEDEIYELSYAREPRCPKSLPPSPFKAPLVVEWAPGVTPKPDRVTLGRHVEQLVESVFKNYDPEGRGTISQEDFERLSGNFPFACHGLHPPPRQGRGSFSREELTGYLLRASAICSKLGLAFLHTFHEVTLRKPTFCDSCNGFLWGVTKQGYRCRDCGLCCHKHCRDQVKVECKRRPGAKSDVGPPGAPVSPTPSPPASCGSEENLSDTLSLEPETGCHLRHAWTQTEGPLPSRESEMVPCPEMAPSSTLSSKLDS; encoded by the exons ATGAACAGGAAAGACAGCAAGAG GAAGTCCCACCAGGAATGCACGGGGAAGACAGGGGCACGGGGCCGGCCCCGACAAGCCCGCCGCCACAAGACATGCCCCACCCCCCGGGAAATCAGCAAGGTCATGGCCTCCATGAATCTGGGCATGCTGAGCGAGGGCGGCTGCAGTGAGGAGGAGATGCTGGAGAAATGCATCCAGTCCTTCG ACTCCACTGGCAGCCTGCGCCATGGGGACCACATTCTTAACATGGTGCTGGCCATGCACAGCTGGGTACTGCCTTCCGCCAACCTTGCTGACCGTCTGCTGAC CAGGTACCAGAAAGCTGCAGAGGACGCACAGGAGCTGAGGCGGCTGCAGATCTGTCACCTGGTCAG GTACTGGCTCACTCAACACCCAGAGGCGGTGCACCAGGAGCCCCAGCTAGAAGAAGTCATAGGTCGTTTCTGGGCCACTGTAGCCCAGGAGGGCAACTTGGCCCAGAGGAGCCTGGGAGATTCTTCCAACCA CCTGAGCCCTGGTGGCCCCGGGCCCCCACCCCCCATgagcagcccaggcctgggcaaAAAGTGCAAAGTGTCCCTGCTTTTCGACCACTTGGAGGCGGGGGAGCTGGCTCAGCACCTCACTTACCTGGAGTTCCGGTCCTTCCAGGCTATCACG CTTTCCTTGGATCTCTTCTACACGGAGGATGAGATCTACGAGCTTTCTTACGCCCGGGAGCCCCGCTGTCCCAAGAGTCTG ccacctTCCCCCTTCAAAGCACCTCTGGTGGTAGAGTGGGCCCCTGGTGTGACACCCAAGCCGGACAGGGTCACCCTGGGTCGGCACGTGGAGCAGCTGGTGGAG TCCGTATTCAAGAATTATGACCCTGAAGGCCGAGGAACCATCTCTCAGGAGGACTTTGAGCGGCTCTCGGGCAACTTCCCCTTCGCCTGCCACGGGCTTCACCCACCTCCCCGCCAGGG GAGAGGCTCCTTCAGCAGAGAGGAGCTGACGGGGTACCTGCTCCGGGCCAGCGCCATCTGCTCCAAGCTGGGCCTGGCCTTCCTGCACACCTTCCACGAGGTCACCCTCCGCAAGCCGACCTTCTGTGACAGCTGCAATGGCTTC ctctgGGGTGTCACCAAGCAAGGCTACCGCTGTCGGG ACTGTGGGCTGTGTTGCCACAAACACTGCAGAGACCAAGTGAAGGTGGAGTGTAAGAGGAGGCCAGGGGCCAAGAGCGATGTGGGCCCCCCAGGAGCCCCAGTCTCGCCCACACCAAGTCCCCCTGCCAGCTGTG GCTCTGAGGAAAATCTCTCCGACACACTATCCCTGGAACCTGAGACTGGGTGCCACCTTCGCCATGCTTGGACCCAGACAGAAGGCCCACTCCCTTCCAGGGAATCAGAGATG GTCCCCTGCCCAGAGATGGCCCCATCGTCCACCTTGTCCTCCAAGCTGGATTCTTAG
- the RASGRP4 gene encoding RAS guanyl-releasing protein 4 isoform X5: protein MNRKDSKRKSHQECTGKTGARGRPRQARRHKTCPTPREISKVMASMNLGMLSEGGCSEEEMLEKCIQSFDSTGSLRHGDHILNMVLAMHSWVLPSANLADRLLTRYQKAAEDAQELRRLQICHLVRYWLTQHPEAVHQEPQLEEVIGRFWATVAQEGNLAQRSLGDSSNHLSPGGPGPPPPMSSPGLGKKCKVSLLFDHLEAGELAQHLTYLEFRSFQAITALLELTELLASHNNYARYRRTWAGCTGFRLPVLGVHLKDLVSLHEAQPDRLPDGRLHLPKLNSLYLRLQELAALQGQRPPCSANEDLLHLLTLSLDLFYTEDEIYELSYAREPRCPKSLPPSPFKAPLVVEWAPGVTPKPDRVTLGRHVEQLVESVFKNYDPEGRGTISQEDFERLSGNFPFACHGLHPPPRQGRGSFSREELTGYLLRASAICSKLGLAFLHTFHEVTLRKPTFCDSCNGFLWGVTKQGYRCRDCGLCCHKHCRDQVKVECKRRPGAKSDVGPPGAPVSPTPSPPASCGSEENLSDTLSLEPETGCHLRHAWTQTEGPLPSRESEMVPCPEMAPSSTLSSKLDS from the exons ATGAACAGGAAAGACAGCAAGAG GAAGTCCCACCAGGAATGCACGGGGAAGACAGGGGCACGGGGCCGGCCCCGACAAGCCCGCCGCCACAAGACATGCCCCACCCCCCGGGAAATCAGCAAGGTCATGGCCTCCATGAATCTGGGCATGCTGAGCGAGGGCGGCTGCAGTGAGGAGGAGATGCTGGAGAAATGCATCCAGTCCTTCG ACTCCACTGGCAGCCTGCGCCATGGGGACCACATTCTTAACATGGTGCTGGCCATGCACAGCTGGGTACTGCCTTCCGCCAACCTTGCTGACCGTCTGCTGAC CAGGTACCAGAAAGCTGCAGAGGACGCACAGGAGCTGAGGCGGCTGCAGATCTGTCACCTGGTCAG GTACTGGCTCACTCAACACCCAGAGGCGGTGCACCAGGAGCCCCAGCTAGAAGAAGTCATAGGTCGTTTCTGGGCCACTGTAGCCCAGGAGGGCAACTTGGCCCAGAGGAGCCTGGGAGATTCTTCCAACCA CCTGAGCCCTGGTGGCCCCGGGCCCCCACCCCCCATgagcagcccaggcctgggcaaAAAGTGCAAAGTGTCCCTGCTTTTCGACCACTTGGAGGCGGGGGAGCTGGCTCAGCACCTCACTTACCTGGAGTTCCGGTCCTTCCAGGCTATCACG GCCCTGCTGGAACTGACTGAGCTCCTCGCCTCCCACAACAACTACGCCCGCTACCGCCGCACTTGGGCTGGCTGCACGGGCTTCCGGCTGCCAGTGCTGGGTGTGCACCTCAAGGACCTGGTGTCCCTGCATGAGGCACAGCCTGACAGGTTGCCTGATGGCCGCCTGCACCTGCCCAAGCTGAACAGCCTCTACCTGCGGCTGCAGGAGCTGGCAGCCCTCCAGGGGCAGCGGCCGCCCTGCAGTGCCAACGAGGACCTGCTGCATCTGCTCACG CTTTCCTTGGATCTCTTCTACACGGAGGATGAGATCTACGAGCTTTCTTACGCCCGGGAGCCCCGCTGTCCCAAGAGTCTG ccacctTCCCCCTTCAAAGCACCTCTGGTGGTAGAGTGGGCCCCTGGTGTGACACCCAAGCCGGACAGGGTCACCCTGGGTCGGCACGTGGAGCAGCTGGTGGAG TCCGTATTCAAGAATTATGACCCTGAAGGCCGAGGAACCATCTCTCAGGAGGACTTTGAGCGGCTCTCGGGCAACTTCCCCTTCGCCTGCCACGGGCTTCACCCACCTCCCCGCCAGGG GAGAGGCTCCTTCAGCAGAGAGGAGCTGACGGGGTACCTGCTCCGGGCCAGCGCCATCTGCTCCAAGCTGGGCCTGGCCTTCCTGCACACCTTCCACGAGGTCACCCTCCGCAAGCCGACCTTCTGTGACAGCTGCAATGGCTTC ctctgGGGTGTCACCAAGCAAGGCTACCGCTGTCGGG ACTGTGGGCTGTGTTGCCACAAACACTGCAGAGACCAAGTGAAGGTGGAGTGTAAGAGGAGGCCAGGGGCCAAGAGCGATGTGGGCCCCCCAGGAGCCCCAGTCTCGCCCACACCAAGTCCCCCTGCCAGCTGTG GCTCTGAGGAAAATCTCTCCGACACACTATCCCTGGAACCTGAGACTGGGTGCCACCTTCGCCATGCTTGGACCCAGACAGAAGGCCCACTCCCTTCCAGGGAATCAGAGATG GTCCCCTGCCCAGAGATGGCCCCATCGTCCACCTTGTCCTCCAAGCTGGATTCTTAG